A stretch of the Vulcanisaeta souniana JCM 11219 genome encodes the following:
- a CDS encoding B12-binding domain-containing radical SAM protein: MSLGGYPIVLTGEVATMSDTHGSSVVGFASAIPENYFRDWVARRFFRLKSNREGRVFRAPYGLSKVEAALLAHGYTRNDVIIADPYKLDRVIGPNTRVVGIYVMDPLGLSYGSGIVYWILKLADLPYSGLPYIAKSFLQVINHPAIKRHRDHLKVVVGGPAGWQITDTGKQRELGVDVVYEGEFEEDGPQLFDKLIKGEPAPERFVAHRPVPVDIIPTIATPSIGGMVEVTRGCGRGCQFCTPTLSGMIRSIPFEGHIDREIKLNIEVGGFEEITLHSEEFFRYGAKGIEPNPEKVLDLTVKAYKLVKSYGDNYELTTDFTTAAVVKYAPKMVKEVSEYMNEGGTWHFIEMGIETGSPRLLRMLMAGKALPYKPEQYPDVVEEAIGILNDNHWVVVGTMILNLPGETDDDVIKSLELLDRISKLRVLTFPLPFIPMGALRKRDFTILDRLLEDPLRREFILKAFIKSFEEAKAFSSLITRKVENFIVKRLIGYIAVSSFNLVLKRYKEKLGSLIEQYGEFRERIKEEVNRASVSIRLHDDFNEQ, encoded by the coding sequence GTGTCACTTGGTGGATATCCAATTGTTTTAACTGGTGAAGTCGCGACAATGAGTGACACGCATGGTTCGTCTGTGGTTGGGTTCGCAAGCGCAATACCGGAGAATTACTTTAGGGATTGGGTTGCCCGCAGGTTCTTTAGGTTAAAGAGCAATAGGGAGGGCAGGGTCTTCAGGGCCCCCTATGGCTTATCCAAGGTAGAGGCCGCGCTCCTTGCGCATGGCTATACAAGGAATGACGTGATTATAGCAGATCCCTACAAACTCGATAGGGTGATTGGTCCAAATACCCGTGTTGTTGGCATTTATGTAATGGACCCACTGGGTTTAAGCTATGGTTCAGGTATTGTTTATTGGATCCTAAAACTTGCGGATCTACCATACAGTGGATTACCGTATATCGCAAAGTCCTTCCTGCAAGTCATAAATCACCCAGCCATTAAGAGGCATAGGGATCACCTTAAGGTGGTTGTTGGTGGGCCTGCCGGGTGGCAAATCACAGACACCGGTAAGCAAAGAGAGTTGGGCGTTGACGTTGTTTATGAGGGTGAGTTTGAGGAGGACGGACCACAGTTATTTGATAAACTGATAAAGGGCGAACCAGCACCAGAAAGGTTTGTTGCCCATAGGCCGGTCCCAGTTGATATCATACCAACGATTGCCACGCCGTCCATTGGCGGTATGGTTGAGGTCACCAGGGGTTGTGGCAGGGGCTGTCAATTCTGCACACCAACACTTAGCGGCATGATAAGGTCGATCCCGTTTGAGGGCCACATTGACAGGGAGATAAAGCTGAACATAGAGGTTGGTGGTTTCGAGGAAATAACGTTACATAGCGAGGAATTCTTCAGATACGGCGCCAAGGGCATTGAACCTAATCCCGAGAAGGTCCTCGACTTGACTGTGAAGGCTTATAAACTCGTTAAGTCATATGGTGACAATTATGAACTGACCACGGACTTCACTACAGCTGCTGTGGTTAAATACGCGCCTAAGATGGTTAAGGAGGTATCGGAGTACATGAATGAAGGTGGCACCTGGCACTTCATTGAAATGGGCATCGAGACAGGCTCACCTAGGTTACTAAGGATGTTAATGGCTGGTAAGGCGCTTCCGTATAAGCCCGAGCAGTATCCAGATGTAGTCGAGGAGGCCATTGGGATCCTTAATGACAATCACTGGGTTGTGGTGGGCACTATGATACTTAACCTACCCGGTGAGACCGATGATGATGTAATAAAAAGTCTCGAATTGCTTGATAGGATTAGTAAGCTTAGGGTCCTCACCTTCCCATTACCCTTCATACCAATGGGTGCACTAAGGAAAAGAGACTTCACAATACTTGATAGGTTGCTTGAAGATCCATTACGGCGCGAATTCATACTTAAGGCATTCATAAAGTCCTTCGAGGAGGCCAAGGCATTTAGTAGCCTTATAACTAGGAAGGTTGAGAACTTCATTGTTAAAAGGCTCATTGGGTACATAGCAGTTAGCAGCTTCAACCTGGTTCTCAAGAGGTACAAGGAGAAGCTTGGTTCGTTGATTGAGCAATACGGGGAATTCAGGGAGAGAATTAAGGAGGAGGTTAATAGGGCTTCTGTGAGCATAAGGCTGCATGATGACTTTAACGAGCAATGA
- a CDS encoding CBS domain-containing protein: MVDVRAIDMVRKKPLVITEDKPFIEAVDLMAKENTGSVVIVEDLNSMKLRGIITERDVIRALANRLPLDTPVGKVGTMGPRVVRARVDDPISAVASLMVNYRVRHVIVVDENDVVVGVISIRDLLGDLEAVREVARLDRYPKVRE; the protein is encoded by the coding sequence GTGGTTGATGTGAGGGCGATTGATATGGTTAGGAAGAAGCCCCTGGTTATTACTGAGGATAAGCCCTTTATCGAGGCCGTGGATTTGATGGCCAAGGAGAATACGGGCTCCGTTGTTATTGTTGAGGATTTAAATAGTATGAAGTTGCGTGGTATAATAACTGAGCGTGATGTGATTAGGGCCTTGGCCAATAGGCTTCCGCTTGATACTCCGGTTGGTAAGGTTGGGACCATGGGTCCCAGGGTTGTTAGGGCTAGGGTTGATGATCCCATAAGCGCCGTTGCATCCCTAATGGTTAACTACAGGGTTAGGCATGTGATTGTTGTTGACGAGAATGATGTTGTAGTTGGCGTGATCTCCATTAGGGACTTGCTCGGTGACTTGGAGGCCGTTAGGGAGGTCGCGAGGCTCGATAGATACCCAAAGGTTAGGGAATAA
- a CDS encoding translation initiation factor IF-2 subunit beta, which yields MSSGSNYDELYMKLLDRAYTLITPRIQRRQEIPRLSIQVQPKKTIIQNFRDVAQRLNRDPTHIARFFLKELALPGSIDGNTLVLYAERSPRTLEAVYERYIKFYVECPVCHSIDTYLERDGRIYVLVCTACGARTPRKGIS from the coding sequence ATGTCAAGCGGTAGTAATTATGATGAGCTATATATGAAGCTATTGGATAGGGCATACACGTTGATAACTCCGAGGATCCAAAGGAGGCAGGAAATACCGAGGTTAAGTATTCAGGTCCAACCGAAGAAAACCATCATTCAGAACTTCAGGGACGTTGCGCAAAGGCTAAACAGGGACCCAACTCACATAGCCAGGTTCTTCCTTAAGGAACTGGCCCTACCTGGTAGTATTGATGGCAATACCCTCGTTCTTTATGCAGAGAGGAGCCCAAGGACCCTCGAGGCCGTTTATGAGAGGTACATTAAGTTCTACGTGGAGTGCCCAGTGTGTCACTCAATAGATACCTACCTTGAGAGGGACGGTAGGATATACGTACTTGTATGCACTGCTTGCGGTGCTAGGACACCTAGAAAGGGCATCAGCTAA
- a CDS encoding MFS transporter: MEELDTLIIKRAYYVLGISIAGLSLIMLNWLGLSSIMFNVMTIKRIVLGAVYYIVPMATAMAGFAITQLPATFLLSRFGNRVSMFLGLLLNGISLIFSATDSYHMALFLRFLAGMGLGLYLIPSLLLILGWWSIRGLTRWVQVAYLSSITILIPLSSLLTMGMARSTAIYLGVASLVLAILVLFTTKDAVIIRKISMVAVMNNPDILILSIAFSIPWGVYLSLFPLIMQLSNYLGIMELTIPMAITPLLYRFRHSVKTEKRTALLYLTIGLGVLVALMGISNTWEFILAPVGLMFTLILLLILYMVNDLVSPILIAQSTGYLLTVSSIIGSIIGIITGYSVQYLGTLGWIVIGALFAASSIFYRILKVTL; this comes from the coding sequence GTGGAGGAACTGGACACCCTGATTATTAAGAGGGCCTATTATGTACTTGGTATTAGCATAGCAGGTCTATCGTTAATTATGCTTAACTGGCTTGGTCTATCCTCAATAATGTTTAATGTAATGACCATAAAGAGGATAGTGCTTGGTGCAGTGTATTACATTGTGCCCATGGCCACTGCGATGGCTGGGTTCGCCATAACCCAATTACCAGCCACATTCCTACTCAGTAGATTTGGTAATAGGGTGTCCATGTTCCTAGGCCTATTACTGAACGGTATTTCCCTTATCTTCTCGGCCACCGACAGTTACCACATGGCTTTATTCCTCAGGTTTCTGGCAGGCATGGGGCTTGGTCTATATTTAATACCATCATTACTATTAATACTTGGTTGGTGGAGCATCAGAGGATTAACAAGGTGGGTACAGGTTGCCTACCTATCATCAATAACGATCCTCATACCACTCTCGTCATTACTGACCATGGGCATGGCGCGTAGCACCGCAATATACCTGGGCGTGGCATCCCTCGTGTTAGCCATACTCGTACTCTTTACAACTAAGGATGCGGTAATAATAAGGAAGATATCGATGGTGGCGGTTATGAATAATCCAGATATCCTCATACTATCCATAGCCTTCTCAATACCCTGGGGAGTGTACCTAAGCCTATTCCCATTGATCATGCAATTGAGTAATTACCTCGGCATAATGGAACTAACTATACCCATGGCCATAACACCATTACTATATAGGTTCAGGCACTCCGTGAAGACCGAGAAACGCACAGCTCTCCTATACCTAACCATAGGCCTTGGTGTACTTGTGGCGTTAATGGGCATAAGTAATACTTGGGAATTCATATTAGCACCGGTCGGTCTCATGTTCACATTAATCCTACTCCTAATACTGTACATGGTTAATGACCTCGTAAGCCCAATACTAATCGCCCAATCCACTGGCTACCTACTAACGGTGTCCTCAATAATCGGCTCAATAATAGGTATAATAACAGGTTACTCAGTACAATACCTAGGGACACTTGGTTGGATAGTAATTGGCGCATTGTTTGCAGCTTCATCAATATTCTACAGAATCCTAAAGGTAACCTTATGA